Proteins from a single region of Nitrospira sp.:
- a CDS encoding tRNA (adenine-N1)-methyltransferase produces the protein MSQLLSGERIHLVDKKGRQYALTLKAGETYQFSGQKIPHDEMIGRPDGTVVTLSGGKKMLALRPTFGDYVLKMPRGAQVLYPKDLALIPMWADVYPGARVFEAGTGSGALTMALLRLVGPQGLVVTYDLREDFAKTALTNINRYLGPTPNLVSLRKSAYEGIDLLDDGVPFDRVVLDLPEPWQVVPHAAKALRSGGIYLSFVPTVPQVVQTVEALERAKVFGMVETFESLIRTWSVLGRSVRPDHRMVAHSGFITVARKVEPGLLGIGREPELAEAFLSESLGASETEGAAS, from the coding sequence ATGTCACAACTTCTATCAGGCGAACGCATCCATCTCGTCGACAAGAAAGGGCGGCAGTACGCGCTGACGCTCAAGGCCGGGGAGACGTATCAATTCAGCGGGCAAAAGATTCCTCACGACGAGATGATCGGCCGTCCCGATGGGACGGTGGTGACTTTGTCGGGGGGCAAGAAGATGCTGGCGTTACGTCCGACCTTCGGTGACTATGTCTTGAAAATGCCGCGTGGCGCCCAGGTGCTGTATCCCAAGGATCTGGCACTCATTCCAATGTGGGCGGATGTGTATCCTGGCGCGCGGGTCTTCGAAGCCGGGACCGGTTCCGGTGCGTTGACCATGGCGCTGTTGCGTCTCGTAGGGCCGCAAGGCCTTGTTGTCACGTATGACTTGAGGGAAGACTTTGCGAAAACAGCGTTGACTAATATCAATCGTTATCTAGGGCCGACGCCGAATCTTGTGTCTTTGAGAAAGAGCGCTTACGAGGGGATTGATTTACTGGACGATGGGGTCCCGTTTGATCGCGTTGTACTCGATTTGCCGGAGCCCTGGCAGGTGGTCCCGCACGCGGCCAAAGCCTTGCGGTCAGGCGGCATCTATTTGAGTTTTGTACCGACGGTTCCGCAAGTCGTTCAAACCGTTGAAGCGCTTGAGCGGGCAAAGGTGTTTGGCATGGTGGAGACCTTCGAATCCCTCATCCGTACCTGGTCGGTGTTGGGGCGAAGCGTTCGTCCCGATCATCGGATGGTGGCCCATTCGGGTTTTATCACGGTGGCGAGGAAGGTCGAGCCGGGTCTGCTGGGAATCGGTCGCGAGCCGGAACTTGCGGAGGCGTTTCTCTCAGAATCCCTCGGGGCCAGCGAGACAGAAGGGGCAGCGTCATGA